The Methanosarcina barkeri MS DNA window CTTTCCAGGATGACCTTTTTGGCCACCAACTTTTTTGCCGCTACTCTTGCGGAGACCCTTAGGTTTAGGTTTTTCGTTACAAAAAACATCAGTAGAAGGAGGTTTACTGCTATTTTGGCTGTTTTGATTCAAACGAGACTCTAAAACCCTTACACGTTCTTCAAGTTCAGCAATCCGAGAATCTTGTTTCTCTATGATAGACTCAAGTCTCTGGATGACAGAAATAACTGCTTCAGGACCAGCTTCATAAATTTCAAGGATCTCTTCACGTGTAAGCATGATATTGAAAAAAGAAGGTTATTTTATATGCAATTTTTCCTCTTTCCGAGGAAAAATTGCTTTTACCAAAGCTATGGCTGAATAGTTACTTCAAATTTACCTTAGTCCCCATTTCGGTAAACGCTCTTCATTTATATAAAGTTATCCGTCAACCGAAGAATCTTACAATTAACTACCATAAGTTGACATTTATTTATGATATTTTTTATACTGTGCGTAGCGATAAAATATTATAAATGAAAGATAGGTGTTTTCTGTCTTCATGCATAAAAGTTCAAAACCTGAACTCCTTGTAGGTGTCAGGAATCTTTCAGGGCTTAAGGCCTGCTCAAGATATGCAGATGCTGTCTATTTTTCAACCGACAAGCTCAGCCTGAGGGCAAAAGCAAAAGAAATTACTCTGGAAACTCTTGCCGATTTCGTCTCTGAGGTAAAAACCAGAGGTCTCAAGGCCTATCTGGCTGTAAACTCGACAGTAAATGAGGACAGGCTTGGAGATGCATCAGATGTGATAGATGCAGCTTCGAATGCAGGAGTAGATGCAGTCATTGCCTGGGACCCGGCCGTAATTCTTAGGGCACGGAAAGCAGGGCTTAAAATTCACATCTCCACTCAGGCAAATATTACCAACCACGAAACTGCAAATTTTTACCGAAATCTTGGGGCCGAAAGGGTTATACTTTCAAGAGAGCTTTCCCTTGAAGAAATACGGAAGATAAGCCAGCAGACTGAGGTAGAAATCGAGACTTTTGTCCACGGTGCAATGTGCATGGCAGTCTCAGGCCGATGCCATCTGTCAGCTTACGTTCTTGGTAAATCCGGAAATTGTGGAGAATGCACTCAGCCCTGCCGTTGGAAATGGGAACTTCATGGGGAAAACGGGCTTGTTGCTACAAGCCTTGGAAAGTACCTTCTAAGTGCAAAAGACCTCTGTATGATAGAGTATATTCCAGAACTTCTTAAAGCGGGAATAGCTGCCTTTAAAGTGGAAGGGCGATTGCGGGACTCTGGATACCTTGAAATGGTTTCCCGTTGCTACAGGGAAGCTATCGACGCCTGCATAGAAGGAAACTATACTCCTGAAAAAATAGAGGTCTGGAGGCGTGAACTAGCTTCGGTTTATAACAGGGGTTTTTCAACTGGCTTTTACTTTGGGGTTCCAGGCCTTGAAGGCTTTTCTCCCGAAAAAGATATGAATGTCTCGGAAAAACAACGCAGAGCTGTGGGAATTATTGAAAATTATTATACGAAACAGCAAGCTGCAGCCGTCAGGATTCTCGAAGAAGGAATTTCGGTTGGAGACGAGATCGTAATTGAGGGAAATACAACTTATTTGAGGCAGCAAGTTCGTTCCCTTATGAAAAAAGGTGAAACTGTGACAAGGGCTGAAAAAGGAGATACGGCTGGCCTTGCCGTTGAAGGGACTGTTCGAAAAAATGACCGAATTTTCATAATACAATTAAAATAAGTGAATTAATGTATTGTATTTAAAGAAATAAATATCATATTTAAAATAATAAAACAGTATCTATATATTGGATTCTCCCTATACGGGTAGCAAATTACAGGAAAGAAAAAATTACGGGAAAAAGGTAATTGCAGGAAAGAATTTCTTTATCTTATTCCGGTAATGCTCTCGGTCGGCTGGATACTTTTTATCGGTAAAAATGCTCTCAATTGGCTGGATACCTTTTATCGGTAAATAATCTTATCTGTTTACCTTGGTCAATGGGCTAGACCTTCGTCCGGGTAAACTGTCCCGATTAATTTCCGATTTTCATATCGATAAGTAACTCTGATTGAAATGATCGATAAGTACACTCTGATTGAGATGATCGATAAGTAACTCTGATTGAGATTATTCTTTAAAAACAATGTTCTTTATTAGCAATTCTCTGACTGATAAACAGTATTTTGCTCCGCAATAAAAGCAGGTAAGACTTACTTCCTTACTGAGTGAGAAAATATTTCCTGTTTATCTCGGAGTCAGTAGTATAGGTGATACTTTGATAAGCGTCAACGAAATGGGATCAAACGTCATTGAAGAGATGCTCGACTGGAGCGAAGACCTGAAAACTGAAGTACTCAAGCTCAATAACGGGGCTACGGTTATTGACTGTGGAGTTAAAGCCGAGGGTGGATATGAAGCTGGAATGTACCTCACAAGGCTCTGCCTGGCCGACCTTGCCGATCTCAAATACACTACTTTTGACCTGAATGGTCTCAAATGGCCTGCTATCCAGATAGCTACTGACAATCCAGTAATTGCATGTATGGCTTCGCAATATGCAGGCTGGAGAATTTCTGTAGACAATTATTTCGGAATGGGTTCGGGTCCTGCACGTGCCCTTGGCTTAAAGCCTAAAGAGCTCTATGAGAAAATCGGGTATGAAGATGACTTCGAAGCTGCAGTCCTG harbors:
- a CDS encoding peptidase U32 family protein, with protein sequence MHKSSKPELLVGVRNLSGLKACSRYADAVYFSTDKLSLRAKAKEITLETLADFVSEVKTRGLKAYLAVNSTVNEDRLGDASDVIDAASNAGVDAVIAWDPAVILRARKAGLKIHISTQANITNHETANFYRNLGAERVILSRELSLEEIRKISQQTEVEIETFVHGAMCMAVSGRCHLSAYVLGKSGNCGECTQPCRWKWELHGENGLVATSLGKYLLSAKDLCMIEYIPELLKAGIAAFKVEGRLRDSGYLEMVSRCYREAIDACIEGNYTPEKIEVWRRELASVYNRGFSTGFYFGVPGLEGFSPEKDMNVSEKQRRAVGIIENYYTKQQAAAVRILEEGISVGDEIVIEGNTTYLRQQVRSLMKKGETVTRAEKGDTAGLAVEGTVRKNDRIFIIQLK